In Lepisosteus oculatus isolate fLepOcu1 chromosome 15, fLepOcu1.hap2, whole genome shotgun sequence, one genomic interval encodes:
- the LOC102698777 gene encoding SLIT and NTRK-like protein 5 has product MHIWILKIILLAATSLNVIEMYENYGEICQKLCSCEEKDGILTVSCENRGIVRLSEISPVHFSMYHLLLTGNLLKRLSPNDFINYTGVTILHLGNNDIQEVETGAFNGLQGLKRLHLNNNKIEMIRDDTFIGLESLEYLQIDYNYITNIEPNALSKLHHLQVLILNDNLLSILPGNIFRYVPLTHLDLRGNRLKMLPYVGLLEHMDKVVELQLEENPWNCSCELISLKAWLESISYSALVGEVVCETPFRLHGRDLDEVSKQELCPRRAISEYEMRPQPPLSTIGYFHTTPAAVTASATSSAVLRSSSKPTKGTRQPNKPRARPTSRIPSNNAYNYGPIIAYQTKSPVPLECPTACTCNLQISDLGLNVNCQERKIENIADLKPKPYNPKKMYLTGNYIAMVNRSDFTDATGLDLLHLGNNRIAIIHDKAFGDLKNLRRLYLNGNLIQRLTAEMFYGLQSLQYLYLEYNVIRDIVSGTFQYVPNLRLLFLNNNLLKTLPGGIFAGLTLKRLSLRSNHFHNLPVSGVLDQLTSLVQIDLHENPWDCTCDIIGMKIWLEQLNTGAVVNDVICGSPKKMSGEDIRSISSDLLCPDYSDIIVSTPPPSEEPLSERATTIETSIKYNTPSSSVPLSVLILSLLLVFIMSVFVAAGLFVVVMKRRKKSQNDRTSTNNSDVSSFNLQYSLYSNRSVPKVKTPAGHVYEYIPHPLGHMCKNPIYRSREGNSVEDYRDLHELKVTYRNNIDEERDSHLRSPTYSVSTIEPREESSPVQNAEHFYRGILEADKQSPSGNNIDYKYSGPAAYTYTPNYDLRRQFLHPERIRETVLYSTTPSTVYVEPNRNEYLELKAKLQAEPDYLEVLEKQTTFSQF; this is encoded by the coding sequence ATGCATATCTGGATATTGAAAATCATCTTGTTGGCTGCTACATCTCTAAATGTTATAGAGATGTATGAAAATTATGGAGAAATTTGCCAAAAGCTCTGTTCTTGTGAAGAGAAAGATGGAATTTTAACAGTAAGCTGTGAAAACAGAGGAATTGTCAGACTTTCAGAAATAAGCCCAGTACATTTTTCTATGTATCATCTTCTGTTAACTGGAAATCTTCTGAAACGACTTTCCCCAAATGATTTTATCAATTACACTGGGGTTACAATTTTACATTTAGGAAACAATGATATTCAAGAAGTTGAAACTGGAGCTTTTAACGGACTCCAAGGATTAAAGAGATTGCATCTGAACAATAACAAAATAGAAATGATAAGGGATGATACATTTATTGGGCTTGAAAGTTTGGAGTATCTGCAGATTGATTACAATTATATAACAAACATTGAACCTAATGCCTTGAGCAAATTACACCACTTGCAGGTACTTATTCTAAATGACAACTTGTTGTCTATTCTACCAGGTAACATTTTTCGATATGTTCCATTAACTCACCTTGACCTGAGGGGAAACAGActtaaaatgttaccttatgTAGGTCTTTTGGAACACATGGACAAAGTTGTGGAATTACAACTTGAAGAAAATCCTTGGAATTGTTCTTGTGAGCtaatttctttgaaagcttgGCTGGAAAGCATTTCTTATTCAGCTTTAGTTGGGGAGGTTGTGTGTGAAACACCTTTCCGGCTTCATGGTAGAGATTTGGATGAGGTTTCAAAACAGGAACTATGCCCTAGAAGAGCAATTTCTGAATATGAAATGAGACCACAACCACCTTTGAGCACTATTGGATATTTTCATACCACACCGGCAGCTGTGACGGCTTCAGCTACATCATCAGCTGTTTTAAGATCTTCTTCAAAGCCCACAAAGGGTACTCGCCAACCAAACAAACCAAGAGCAAGGCCTACATCTCGCATTCCTTCAAATAATGCATACAATTATGGACCAATAATTGCTTATCAGACCAAATCCCCAGTGCCTTTGGAGTGTCCCACTGCCTGTACTTGTAATTTACAAATATCTGATCTAGGACTCAATGTTAACTGCCAAGAAAGAAAGATTGAAAACATTGCTGATTTAAAACCCAAACCATACAATCCCAAAAAGATGTATCTTACAGGAAATTACATTGCCATGGTGAATAGATCTGATTTCACTGATGCTACTGGATTAGATTTACTTCACCTTGGAAACAACCGGATAGCTATCATACATGACAAAGCctttggagatttaaaaaacTTGCGTAGGCTTTACCTGAATGGTAATTTAATTCAGCGTCtcacagcagaaatgttttaTGGGCTACAGAGCCTACAATATTTGTATTTAGAATACAATGTGATAAGAGACATTGTATCAGGTACCTTTCAGTATGTACCAAATCTCCGTCTTCTTTTTCTCAATAACAACCTTCTGAAAACTTTACCTGGAGGCATATTTGCAGGCCTGACTTTAAAAAGACTTAGCCTTCGAAGCAACCATTTCCACAATTTACCAGTAAGTGGTGTGTTAGATCAGCTCACATCATTAGTTCAAATTGATTTGCATGAAAACCCTTGGGATTGCACTTGTGATATAATTGGAATGAAGATCTGGCTGGAGCAGCTTAATACTGGTGCTGTTGTCAATGATGTGATCTGTGGGTCTCCAAAGAAAATGTCTGGTGAGGATATTCGGTCCATTTCATCTGATCTTCTTTGTCCGGATTACTCTGACATAATTGTTTCTACTCCTCCACCTTCTGAAGAACCACTTTCAGAAAGAGCCACCACTATAGAAACATCAATTAAATATAATACACCATCAAGCTCAGTACCTTTGTCTGTTCTAATTCTGAGCCTTCTGCTAGTGTTCATAATGTCTGTTTTTGTAGCTGCTGGGTTGTTTGTGGTTgtaatgaaaagaagaaaaaagtctCAAAATGACCGAACCAGCACTAATAACTCAGATGTGAGTTCTTTTAACCTGCAGTATAGCCTTTATAGTAACAGATCAGTTCCCAAAGTAAAAACCCCTGCTGGGCATGTGTATGAGTATATCCCACATCCACTGGGTCACATGTGCAAAAACCCAATTTACAGATCAAGAGAAGGGAATTCAGTTGAGGATTACAGAGACCTGCATGAGCTAAAAGTTACATATAGAAATAATATTGATGAAGAAAGAGACAGTCATTTAAGAAGTCCAACATATAGTGTGAGTACAATAGAACCAAGAGAAGAATCATCACCAGTACAAAATGCAGAGCATTTCTACAGAGGTATTCTAGAAGCAGACAAACAGTCACCTTCTGGGAACAATATTGATTACAAGTATAGTGGCCCAGCTGCATATACATATACACCAAACTACGATTTAAGACGTCAATTTTTGCATCCTGAAAGGATAAGAGAGactgtgctgtacagtacaacaccaagtactgtatatgttgagCCCAACAGAAATGAATATTTGGAACTCAAAGCTAAACTTCAAGCTGAGCCGGACTACCTCGAAGTTCTTGAGAAACAGACAACCTTCAGCCAGTTTTGA